In Asanoa sp. WMMD1127, one genomic interval encodes:
- a CDS encoding bifunctional glycosyltransferase/CDP-glycerol:glycerophosphate glycerophosphotransferase translates to MAESGGGGSPLISFIVPVFNVRSYLRQCLDSILADQSVPIELIAIDDKSTDGSADILAEYAARDPRVTVLTVEHNAGQGPARNRGLSVATGDYVWFVDSDDYLSDGIVAAVAARIAHVDPDVVVVDHVREHWDGTIDRSQNRFAAAPEVFVLHEWPQAIEILHTPWNKIIRRSLLLATGFEFKTGWYEDVPFTYRVLMAADRITLLDQVGVHYRQRRVGAATRTVGEGHFAIFTNWAEVFDTFDDSRPGAEQLRALLFRRMLWHFLIVRGNDDRLPDEMRGRFFAEMTAHYHRYLPPGGYPVPGGMDGIKHRLVAGGRHRTFQALRFGFRRAQDAKATSAVAVRTARRGKKAARLGRAAALRAYYHAELRRPRDPHLALFAAYWYRGYACNPAAIYEKAKELAPGVRGVWVVRRDKVDTLPPGVPYVIAGTRAYFQALAQATYLVNNVNWPNYVVKREGATHVMTHHGTPLKVMGLDQRDYPGGVQDPDFAGQMRRADRWDYSITANAFTTQMWERAYPCHYRTLETGYPRNDRLALATPDEVAAVREKLGIEPGQRVVLYAATHREHLPGYHPPFDPERVRAAAGSAAVLLMRSHYFHDRSGAAPDPVDLPGVRDVSAYPSVEDLYLAADVLVTDYSSVMFDYAVLDRPIVIYAPDWDAYRMIRGVYFDVVAEPPGAVALTLDDLLDTFRSGAFDNDAATKARAEFRRKFCSLEDGRAAARVVETVFRG, encoded by the coding sequence GTGGCGGAATCGGGCGGCGGCGGCAGCCCTTTGATCAGCTTCATCGTTCCGGTCTTCAACGTCCGTTCCTACCTGCGGCAATGCCTCGACTCCATCCTCGCGGACCAGTCGGTCCCGATCGAGTTGATCGCGATCGACGACAAGTCGACCGACGGCAGCGCCGACATCCTCGCCGAGTACGCGGCCCGCGACCCCCGGGTCACCGTGCTGACCGTGGAGCACAACGCCGGCCAGGGCCCGGCCCGCAACCGGGGCCTCTCCGTCGCCACCGGTGACTACGTCTGGTTCGTCGACAGCGACGACTACCTGTCGGACGGCATCGTGGCCGCGGTGGCCGCCCGGATCGCCCACGTCGACCCCGACGTCGTCGTGGTCGACCACGTGCGCGAGCACTGGGACGGCACGATCGACCGGTCGCAGAACCGCTTCGCGGCGGCGCCCGAGGTGTTCGTGCTGCACGAGTGGCCGCAGGCGATCGAGATCCTGCACACCCCATGGAACAAGATCATTCGGCGCTCGTTGCTGCTGGCCACCGGCTTCGAGTTCAAGACCGGCTGGTACGAGGACGTCCCGTTCACCTACCGCGTGCTGATGGCGGCCGACCGGATCACCCTGCTCGACCAGGTCGGCGTGCACTACCGGCAGCGGCGGGTCGGCGCGGCCACCCGTACGGTCGGCGAGGGGCACTTCGCGATCTTCACGAACTGGGCCGAGGTCTTCGACACGTTCGACGACAGCCGTCCCGGCGCCGAGCAACTGCGCGCTCTGCTGTTCCGCCGCATGCTCTGGCACTTCCTGATCGTCCGCGGCAACGACGACCGGCTGCCCGACGAGATGCGCGGGCGGTTCTTCGCCGAGATGACCGCCCACTACCACCGCTACCTGCCGCCCGGTGGCTACCCGGTGCCCGGCGGCATGGACGGGATCAAGCACCGCCTGGTGGCCGGCGGCCGGCACCGGACGTTCCAGGCGCTGCGCTTCGGCTTCCGCCGCGCCCAGGACGCCAAGGCGACCAGCGCCGTCGCGGTCCGCACCGCCCGCCGGGGCAAGAAGGCCGCCCGGCTCGGTCGGGCCGCGGCGCTGCGTGCCTACTACCACGCCGAGCTGCGCCGGCCGCGTGATCCGCACCTGGCGCTCTTCGCGGCCTACTGGTACCGCGGCTACGCCTGCAACCCCGCCGCGATCTACGAGAAGGCCAAGGAGCTGGCGCCGGGCGTACGCGGGGTCTGGGTGGTCCGCCGCGACAAGGTCGACACGTTACCGCCGGGTGTGCCGTACGTGATCGCCGGCACCCGCGCCTATTTCCAGGCCCTGGCCCAGGCGACGTATTTGGTCAACAACGTCAACTGGCCCAACTACGTGGTCAAGCGCGAGGGCGCCACGCACGTGATGACCCACCACGGCACCCCGCTCAAGGTGATGGGGCTCGACCAGCGCGACTACCCGGGCGGCGTGCAGGACCCGGACTTCGCCGGCCAGATGCGCCGCGCCGACCGCTGGGACTACAGCATCACCGCCAACGCGTTCACCACGCAGATGTGGGAGCGCGCGTACCCGTGCCACTACCGCACGCTGGAGACCGGCTACCCGCGCAACGACCGGCTCGCGCTGGCCACCCCGGACGAGGTGGCGGCGGTCCGCGAGAAGCTGGGCATCGAGCCGGGCCAGCGGGTCGTGCTCTACGCGGCGACGCACCGGGAGCACCTGCCCGGCTACCACCCGCCGTTCGACCCAGAGCGGGTGCGGGCGGCGGCCGGGTCGGCTGCCGTGCTGCTGATGCGCAGCCACTACTTCCACGACCGGTCCGGCGCCGCCCCGGATCCGGTGGACCTGCCCGGCGTGCGGGACGTCTCGGCGTACCCGTCGGTGGAGGACCTCTACCTGGCCGCCGACGTGTTGGTCACCGACTACTCGTCGGTCATGTTCGACTACGCCGTGCTCGACCGGCCGATCGTGATCTACGCGCCGGACTGGGACGCGTACCGGATGATCCGCGGTGTCTACTTCGACGTCGTCGCCGAGCCGCCGGGCGCGGTCGCGCTGACGCTCGACGACTTGCTCGACACGTTCCGTTCGGGTG
- a CDS encoding DUF5941 domain-containing protein, with the protein MTVAVLLPGPDPALTDRLATQLRAAGAREVRDTLPADLAEPVLICSGDLVAHDAVIRHVATAPGAGTVALALADGPGEPVREERGQLVPGQPTGVFGGLVRVGVADLPALAGAPTGPVIADLLAAGATVSAQRVRLLVARRVADPAEIPAALAAVAAVDSDRAELRLAVKEQDDFFTSYFVSPWSPHVTRLAARMRLTPSQVTAVSVVVVAAAAALFAYGGGRPAWLLGGILLYLGFVLDCVDGQLARYTRNFSVFGGWLDTIADRAKEYLVYAGLAVGAEAAGLTGAWPLAIAAIALQTVRHMTDTWYGTLHDVAARQPVATAAASGGGVAGRLGAVSARVRGDTGSPAYWLKRTAAFPIGERWAAMALLGALFGPRIALIGVLAGIVLAFAYTLALRTLRARGMRVSAFAGVAAAEQRDDGPIARLLGHARVARPLAGAAAGVLVGALFLAGAYAGLGGADLRAVTLSAAVALLVGALPSAAPHDRPLDFLVPAALRAAEYLFVIAVGVGFDVPAWGTFLLLFALALWHYDLTAKLEKREAGGWLHRWGLGWDGRVLVLGLGCAFGQASATTVTIAAYLLFTFVLGSVIWWRNRAAAAAL; encoded by the coding sequence GTGACCGTAGCCGTCCTCCTGCCGGGTCCCGATCCGGCGCTGACGGATCGGCTCGCCACGCAACTCCGCGCCGCCGGCGCCCGCGAGGTCCGGGACACGCTCCCGGCCGACCTCGCGGAGCCGGTGTTGATCTGCTCCGGTGACCTCGTCGCCCACGACGCGGTGATCCGGCACGTGGCCACCGCGCCGGGCGCCGGCACGGTCGCGCTGGCGCTGGCCGACGGTCCGGGGGAGCCCGTCCGGGAGGAGCGCGGCCAGCTCGTGCCCGGGCAGCCGACCGGGGTCTTCGGCGGGCTGGTCCGGGTCGGCGTCGCCGACCTGCCGGCGCTGGCCGGCGCGCCCACGGGTCCGGTGATCGCCGACCTGCTGGCGGCCGGCGCCACGGTGAGCGCGCAGCGGGTGCGCCTGCTGGTGGCCCGCCGCGTCGCGGACCCCGCGGAGATCCCCGCCGCGCTGGCGGCCGTGGCCGCGGTCGACTCCGACCGGGCCGAGCTGCGGCTCGCGGTCAAGGAGCAGGACGACTTCTTCACCAGCTATTTCGTCAGCCCGTGGTCGCCGCACGTCACCCGGCTGGCGGCCCGGATGCGGCTGACGCCGAGCCAGGTCACCGCGGTGTCGGTGGTGGTCGTCGCGGCCGCCGCCGCGCTGTTCGCCTACGGCGGCGGGCGGCCGGCCTGGCTGCTCGGCGGCATCCTGCTCTACCTCGGCTTCGTGCTCGACTGCGTCGACGGTCAGTTGGCCCGCTACACGCGCAACTTCAGCGTGTTCGGCGGCTGGCTCGACACGATCGCCGACCGCGCGAAGGAGTATCTCGTCTACGCCGGCCTCGCGGTCGGGGCCGAGGCCGCCGGGCTGACCGGCGCGTGGCCGCTGGCCATCGCCGCGATCGCCCTGCAGACCGTGCGGCACATGACCGACACCTGGTACGGCACCCTGCACGACGTGGCGGCCCGGCAGCCGGTGGCGACCGCCGCCGCGAGCGGCGGTGGCGTGGCCGGCCGGCTCGGCGCCGTCTCGGCCCGGGTCCGGGGCGACACGGGCTCGCCGGCCTACTGGCTCAAGCGCACCGCGGCGTTCCCGATCGGCGAGCGGTGGGCGGCCATGGCGCTGCTCGGCGCGCTGTTCGGGCCGCGGATCGCGCTGATCGGCGTGCTGGCCGGGATCGTGCTGGCGTTCGCCTACACGTTGGCGTTGCGTACCCTGCGCGCCCGTGGCATGCGGGTCTCGGCGTTCGCCGGTGTCGCGGCCGCCGAGCAGCGCGACGACGGCCCGATCGCGCGCCTGCTGGGCCACGCCCGCGTCGCCCGTCCGCTGGCCGGCGCGGCCGCCGGGGTGCTGGTCGGCGCGCTGTTCCTGGCCGGCGCCTACGCCGGGCTGGGCGGTGCCGACCTGCGCGCGGTGACGCTGAGCGCCGCCGTCGCCCTGCTGGTCGGGGCGCTGCCGTCCGCCGCGCCGCACGACCGGCCACTGGACTTCCTGGTCCCGGCCGCCCTGCGGGCCGCGGAATACCTCTTCGTGATCGCCGTCGGCGTCGGCTTCGACGTGCCGGCCTGGGGCACGTTCCTGCTGCTGTTCGCGCTCGCGCTCTGGCACTACGACCTCACCGCCAAGCTGGAGAAACGCGAGGCGGGCGGCTGGCTGCACCGGTGGGGTCTGGGCTGGGACGGCCGGGTGCTGGTGCTCGGTCTCGGCTGTGCTTTCGGGCAGGCTTCAGCCACGACGGTTACGATCGCTGCTTACCTGTTGTTTACCTTCGTGTTGGGCAGTGTGATCTGGTGGCGGAATCGGGCGGCGGCGGCAGCCCTTTGA